From Candidatus Amoebophilus asiaticus 5a2, the proteins below share one genomic window:
- a CDS encoding AAA family ATPase, with protein sequence MKNNANLVQQLVGCIFLLSLVLQSCSNLTNPPIPIEKGQTNNSRELTNQITIKQLFDKEFTAKGGHLVTFYQHDGQLQADVAVSAPAGFSKTYTRLQVNIAKDINLTQIPRLNKEAQKRLIHFNLPQLGQPGSIAVYRPGLMGGSDTGKDKGKEKIIEEEEREGESENEDHDDNAEEYEEQVAALNEEEQKQLIQVDLLNNEQLGYVGGMLAIPGYKLLNCLHTGISSNIYRAVRLSDECPVVIKVSTQKVLTEKKVQRFRQEFELGQQVHSPYVIRYLELKQDSAYGMVLVMEDDQAVELTSAMPPSGFSIREFLEIAIQIVEGLQAIHAVNIIHNDLKLSNILIQPITKAIKIIDFNRASTLRQERHPAIPMMVGTLAYISPEQTGRVNRSVDYRTDFYSLGITFYQLLCGQLPFIAQDALGLIHQHLAKQPLPPHQHKPTIALPLSQLVMKLLEKEAENRYQSCEGILYDLRVCLADLQEKGAISTFELCQQDFSSKLTLSQHLYGREREIKTLVSAFERVSAGKCEGMMVAGQPGVGKTMLIQEIQKPIVLKQGYFITGKFDQLNKNVAYSAVNQAFDSLIKQLLTEDEACITQWKARLLAALGMHAQFIVKVVPTLALLIGEQPPISIVDINQAKNVFNLAFQEFVNVCATATHPLVIFLDDLQWADNASLELMTYLMRQPKISHLLWIGAYRDTEVNPSHPALQAIDMLQEASIRVQTLTLTPLSLASLCQWIADSLHKSLTDIQPLAELIFQKTGGNPFFVKLFLQSLYDQQLLTFAPQTHWQWDLAKIRQHPATENVITLMTYQIQQLPAATQAVLSTASCLGHRLSLSTLQVAMAEPKDAICQALQPALNSGIMLQVNNELHFAHDRVQEAAYHLLAEAMQSHTHLTIGQRLLASPGGEKRLLFEVVAQFNRSRLLVSEPKERLRIARLNLKAAQKAKQATAYAAALDYLYAGQKWIDIKTLWQTDYTLAFNFHKELAEVEYLSGHFETSEALIKDMQPYLQSVLDKVDIFYLLILQKVVQGLYQEAINLSHQTLQLLGSGLPLDNPTEFIKKTAADIKQKLRDRPLSSLLDSPIVVDPEKQALFKILASIYGATYLVGTDLLPAATMMAINLSLTHGITLEACNNYAAYGFLLCDRFEEYALGYEFGNLALQLAEKLQSPVDRCRSSVFLFAHTCPWSKPIRELPSILTSNFEACLACGEIEYAGYSALHKIKLLFYQGIPLVKVQQEALPLLQFAQSTKNPLPNYTIQAVQRVIANLRGETQDEWSFVIDGVNETKFEADCQQTNSLYVLCLYHIQKSLVFYLYGHFEEALSTLTLAKGNLAFIPGHYAKAIFNWYDSLTHLALYPTASLENQQAYLQQVIQNQQQMQRWQASCLENFAHKYLLVEAELARIKGDYAQAEVHYDQAIELADRHGFIHEWALAAELATKYWLARGKILYAQGHLNTAFNGYKQWGAKRKLIQFKAQYADLLKALAPPSLSKLAINQETTLSSNTLRLLDLSSILKASQTISSEIELPKLLHGMLQIIIENVGAQKGAVLFVEADDSLSVQAEYATDGTITILQQIPLEDWTHGAHIVIHHVKRFHQWIVIDDATKDELFKADPYISQAQAKSILCIPLMSHMELKAILYVENNLMTHAFTPERAQTALILTAQMAISLQNARYFAEQMALTQQLAEQSARRQLAEESLHTVTHDLKLALEASRAGTWNWWFDTNRITWDATHCALFGMTPDEFKGTYDAFLERVHPKDRERLKQTLEQCKEHDSFHDLEYQIIWPDSSQRMMAAHGRVYRDLKTGRPIKMAGVCLDITERKKLEQERMEAFEQAEKKERQRADEAERYFKQQAEFVNTVCHEVRNPMNGISNTVSFMEEKLTSLKAYKKSLPTSLPVLEELVQTLEEDIKTIQQCVNHQIAVINGVLNWSRLEAGKEELISKPFKPRTIIEEMIPLFTAQLKTKHLDLLVVLPEEAIAIKGDPERFKIVLINLISNAIKFTEKGHIKISLQNQAVDASHVQLTICMEDTGIGMTPEEQSHLFQQFSRPLSSQYEGSGLGLAISKKLLGLMGGTIQVDSVKGQGSVFTIHLTCEIVGIEETISPLIERKLPSPYPLLSSVAKHILVVEDNIVNQKILRRQLEAAGYTCTVADNGQKAIEAIGALEEVETSEQWNLAAFDLILMDLEMPVMGGLEATEWIRKKEKQLDVAPIPIIGLSAYAEEVCGGKAKQAGMDAYQTKPYRREELFRTIQSLISSPEPPSEQLAQATIIPHK encoded by the coding sequence ATGAAGAACAATGCTAATCTTGTACAGCAATTAGTAGGCTGTATTTTCCTGTTGAGTTTAGTTTTACAAAGCTGCTCTAACCTCACGAATCCACCTATTCCTATAGAGAAAGGCCAAACCAATAATAGTCGAGAATTAACGAATCAAATCACTATTAAGCAGTTATTCGATAAAGAATTTACTGCAAAAGGAGGTCACCTAGTTACTTTTTATCAACACGATGGCCAGCTACAAGCAGATGTAGCAGTAAGCGCACCAGCAGGCTTTAGCAAAACCTATACCAGGTTACAGGTAAACATCGCTAAAGATATAAATTTAACACAAATACCACGTCTAAATAAAGAGGCACAAAAAAGACTTATTCATTTTAATTTACCTCAACTTGGACAACCAGGGAGTATAGCTGTGTATAGACCAGGTTTAATGGGAGGAAGTGATACAGGAAAGGACAAAGGAAAAGAGAAAATAATAGAAGAGGAGGAAAGAGAGGGGGAAAGTGAAAATGAAGATCATGATGATAATGCAGAAGAATATGAAGAACAAGTAGCGGCCTTAAATGAAGAAGAGCAAAAGCAACTTATCCAGGTGGATTTACTTAACAATGAGCAGCTAGGGTATGTGGGTGGTATGCTAGCTATACCTGGTTATAAATTGCTGAATTGTTTACATACAGGTATTTCCTCGAATATCTACCGGGCAGTACGTCTTTCAGATGAGTGCCCAGTCGTAATTAAAGTTAGTACCCAAAAAGTGTTGACTGAGAAAAAGGTGCAACGCTTTCGACAAGAGTTTGAATTAGGCCAGCAGGTCCATTCGCCCTATGTGATCCGCTATTTGGAACTCAAGCAAGATTCTGCATATGGGATGGTACTGGTCATGGAAGATGATCAGGCAGTAGAATTAACTTCTGCTATGCCGCCATCAGGGTTTTCTATCCGTGAATTTTTAGAAATTGCTATACAAATTGTTGAGGGCTTGCAAGCTATTCATGCTGTGAATATCATTCACAATGATCTCAAACTGAGTAACATCCTCATTCAGCCCATAACAAAAGCCATTAAAATCATTGACTTTAATCGGGCTTCCACCTTGCGGCAGGAAAGGCACCCTGCCATTCCCATGATGGTAGGTACCTTAGCCTATATTTCGCCTGAGCAAACAGGTCGGGTGAACCGGAGTGTTGATTATCGTACTGATTTTTATTCATTAGGCATTACTTTTTATCAGTTGCTCTGTGGCCAATTACCCTTTATAGCCCAAGATGCATTAGGGCTTATTCATCAGCACCTGGCTAAACAGCCATTACCCCCTCACCAACATAAACCTACGATTGCACTACCCTTGTCCCAGCTGGTGATGAAATTACTGGAGAAAGAGGCTGAAAATCGGTATCAAAGTTGTGAAGGAATTCTCTATGATTTAAGGGTATGTCTAGCAGACTTACAGGAGAAGGGTGCTATCTCAACATTTGAATTGTGCCAGCAGGATTTTTCGAGTAAACTCACTTTATCCCAACACTTATACGGCCGTGAAAGAGAAATCAAAACCTTAGTGAGTGCTTTTGAGCGTGTTAGTGCAGGCAAGTGTGAAGGAATGATGGTTGCTGGCCAACCTGGGGTAGGAAAGACCATGCTGATCCAAGAGATCCAAAAGCCCATTGTCTTAAAGCAAGGTTATTTTATAACCGGTAAATTCGATCAGTTAAACAAAAATGTGGCCTATAGTGCTGTGAATCAGGCCTTTGACAGCCTTATTAAGCAATTATTAACTGAAGATGAAGCTTGCATTACCCAATGGAAAGCCAGGTTGCTGGCTGCGCTAGGTATGCATGCACAATTTATTGTCAAGGTCGTTCCTACCTTAGCCTTACTGATCGGTGAGCAACCGCCTATTAGTATTGTCGATATCAACCAAGCCAAAAATGTGTTCAACCTGGCTTTTCAGGAGTTTGTCAACGTCTGTGCTACTGCGACACATCCTTTAGTGATCTTCTTAGACGACTTACAGTGGGCTGATAATGCAAGCTTAGAGCTGATGACCTATTTGATGCGACAGCCTAAAATCAGCCATCTGCTATGGATAGGGGCTTATCGAGATACAGAAGTCAACCCTTCCCATCCAGCTTTACAAGCCATCGACATGTTACAAGAAGCGTCCATCCGCGTTCAAACGCTTACGCTTACACCGTTGTCACTAGCTAGTTTATGTCAATGGATTGCCGATAGTTTGCATAAATCCTTAACGGATATCCAGCCACTGGCTGAATTAATTTTTCAAAAAACAGGGGGAAATCCTTTTTTTGTCAAGTTATTTTTACAATCCCTGTATGATCAGCAGTTGTTGACCTTTGCTCCGCAAACCCACTGGCAATGGGATTTGGCTAAAATCCGCCAACATCCTGCCACCGAGAATGTCATTACCCTAATGACGTATCAAATTCAACAGCTGCCTGCGGCTACTCAAGCGGTGCTAAGCACAGCCAGTTGCTTAGGTCATCGCCTGTCATTAAGTACTTTACAAGTTGCAATGGCAGAGCCAAAAGATGCTATTTGTCAAGCATTACAACCCGCACTTAATAGCGGTATTATGCTTCAAGTTAATAATGAGCTGCACTTTGCCCATGATCGGGTGCAAGAGGCGGCTTATCATTTATTGGCAGAGGCTATGCAATCTCACACGCATTTGACCATTGGCCAACGGTTACTGGCCAGCCCTGGTGGGGAAAAGAGATTATTGTTCGAAGTAGTGGCCCAATTCAATCGCAGCCGCTTGCTCGTCAGTGAGCCTAAAGAGCGCTTGCGGATTGCACGCTTAAACTTAAAAGCAGCACAAAAAGCCAAACAAGCCACCGCTTATGCAGCGGCACTAGATTATCTGTATGCTGGCCAAAAGTGGATTGATATAAAAACGCTATGGCAAACTGATTATACTCTTGCTTTTAATTTCCACAAAGAACTAGCCGAAGTAGAATATTTAAGCGGCCATTTTGAGACATCAGAAGCACTGATTAAAGACATGCAGCCTTACTTGCAATCCGTTTTAGATAAAGTCGATATTTTCTATTTGCTCATCCTTCAGAAAGTTGTGCAGGGCCTTTATCAAGAGGCCATTAACCTCAGCCATCAGACGCTGCAATTACTGGGTAGTGGGTTGCCGTTAGATAATCCCACCGAGTTTATCAAAAAAACAGCTGCTGATATTAAACAAAAGCTGCGTGATAGACCCCTTTCCTCTCTTTTGGATTCCCCCATAGTCGTCGATCCTGAGAAGCAAGCGCTCTTTAAAATCTTAGCGAGTATCTATGGCGCGACTTATCTAGTTGGAACAGACTTATTGCCTGCTGCTACCATGATGGCCATCAATTTATCATTAACTCATGGAATCACGCTCGAGGCTTGTAATAATTATGCAGCCTATGGATTTTTGCTTTGCGACAGGTTTGAAGAATATGCCTTAGGCTATGAATTTGGTAATTTAGCCCTGCAGCTGGCAGAAAAATTACAGTCGCCTGTAGATCGCTGTAGAAGTTCGGTATTTCTATTCGCCCATACTTGTCCATGGTCAAAGCCAATCCGAGAGTTACCCTCTATATTAACTAGTAACTTTGAAGCGTGTTTGGCCTGTGGGGAAATTGAATATGCGGGTTATTCTGCGTTACACAAAATCAAGCTGCTATTTTATCAGGGTATTCCTTTAGTCAAGGTACAACAAGAAGCGTTACCGCTACTGCAATTTGCCCAAAGTACAAAAAACCCACTTCCTAATTATACCATTCAAGCTGTACAGCGGGTGATAGCCAATTTAAGAGGGGAAACACAGGATGAATGGAGTTTTGTTATCGACGGCGTCAATGAAACTAAATTTGAGGCAGACTGCCAACAAACAAACAGTTTGTATGTATTATGCCTCTACCATATTCAAAAATCCTTAGTCTTTTATCTCTATGGCCACTTCGAAGAGGCACTTTCCACTTTGACTTTAGCAAAGGGAAATTTAGCTTTTATCCCCGGTCACTATGCCAAGGCGATTTTTAATTGGTATGATTCTTTAACCCATTTAGCACTTTATCCAACGGCTTCTCTTGAAAATCAGCAAGCTTATCTCCAGCAAGTAATACAAAACCAACAGCAGATGCAACGCTGGCAGGCCAGTTGCCTAGAAAATTTTGCCCATAAGTATCTTTTAGTGGAAGCCGAATTAGCCCGGATTAAAGGAGATTACGCCCAAGCTGAGGTACATTATGACCAGGCGATAGAGTTAGCTGATCGGCATGGCTTTATTCATGAATGGGCGTTGGCAGCCGAATTGGCCACTAAATATTGGCTAGCAAGAGGAAAAATTTTGTATGCACAAGGTCATCTGAATACTGCTTTTAATGGCTATAAACAATGGGGCGCCAAGCGCAAATTAATACAGTTTAAAGCACAATATGCAGATCTGTTGAAAGCTTTAGCGCCCCCTAGCTTAAGTAAATTAGCCATCAACCAAGAAACAACACTCAGTAGTAATACCTTAAGATTATTAGACCTTTCTAGCATTCTAAAGGCTTCACAAACCATTTCTAGTGAAATCGAACTGCCTAAACTCTTGCATGGCATGTTGCAAATCATTATTGAAAACGTGGGTGCACAAAAAGGGGCCGTTTTATTTGTCGAAGCAGACGACTCCCTTTCAGTACAAGCAGAATATGCAACTGATGGTACGATCACTATCCTGCAACAAATACCACTAGAAGATTGGACGCATGGGGCCCATATTGTTATACACCATGTCAAGCGATTCCATCAATGGATTGTAATAGATGATGCTACCAAAGATGAGCTGTTCAAAGCGGATCCCTATATTAGCCAAGCACAAGCCAAATCCATTTTATGTATTCCGCTTATGAGTCATATGGAACTGAAAGCGATTCTGTATGTAGAAAACAACCTGATGACCCATGCTTTTACCCCGGAGCGTGCACAAACAGCCCTGATTTTAACGGCTCAAATGGCCATTTCCTTACAAAATGCCCGGTATTTTGCCGAGCAAATGGCCCTAACACAACAGTTAGCGGAGCAATCTGCCCGTAGGCAACTGGCTGAAGAATCCTTGCATACGGTAACCCATGATTTAAAGTTAGCCTTAGAAGCCTCCCGAGCGGGTACTTGGAATTGGTGGTTTGATACAAATCGAATTACTTGGGATGCAACTCATTGTGCGTTGTTTGGTATGACACCCGATGAGTTCAAAGGTACTTATGACGCGTTTTTGGAACGGGTGCATCCTAAAGATCGTGAGCGTCTCAAGCAAACCCTGGAGCAATGTAAGGAACATGATAGTTTCCATGACCTGGAATATCAAATAATTTGGCCAGATAGCAGTCAGCGTATGATGGCAGCCCATGGCCGTGTCTACCGGGATCTAAAAACTGGCAGGCCAATTAAAATGGCAGGCGTATGTTTAGACATCACCGAGCGCAAGAAGCTAGAGCAAGAACGGATGGAGGCGTTCGAGCAAGCAGAAAAAAAAGAACGGCAACGGGCAGATGAGGCTGAACGTTACTTCAAACAGCAAGCAGAGTTTGTAAATACCGTTTGCCATGAAGTCCGTAATCCTATGAATGGCATTTCTAATACAGTAAGTTTTATGGAAGAAAAGTTGACTTCACTCAAAGCATACAAAAAAAGCTTGCCTACTTCTCTGCCTGTGTTAGAAGAGCTTGTGCAAACGCTTGAAGAGGATATAAAAACCATTCAGCAGTGTGTTAATCATCAGATAGCAGTTATTAATGGGGTCCTTAATTGGTCAAGATTAGAAGCAGGCAAAGAGGAGTTAATTTCTAAACCGTTTAAACCCAGGACAATCATTGAAGAGATGATTCCTCTATTTACAGCACAATTAAAGACCAAGCATCTTGACTTACTTGTAGTCCTGCCTGAAGAGGCTATTGCTATCAAGGGAGATCCTGAACGTTTCAAAATAGTTTTAATTAACTTAATTTCCAATGCCATTAAGTTTACTGAAAAAGGCCACATCAAAATCAGCTTACAAAACCAAGCAGTTGATGCAAGCCACGTGCAATTAACTATCTGCATGGAAGATACAGGTATTGGCATGACACCCGAAGAACAATCACATTTATTCCAGCAGTTTTCACGCCCGCTCTCTTCCCAATATGAAGGTTCTGGTTTAGGACTTGCCATTAGCAAGAAATTACTCGGCTTGATGGGGGGTACTATTCAAGTGGATAGTGTAAAAGGACAAGGTTCTGTATTTACCATCCATTTAACTTGCGAGATAGTGGGTATAGAAGAGACAATAAGTCCGTTGATTGAACGAAAACTGCCTTCTCCTTATCCCCTCTTATCCTCTGTAGCCAAACATATTCTCGTGGTTGAAGATAATATAGTGAACCAAAAAATTCTACGTAGGCAATTGGAAGCGGCAGGCTACACCTGTACGGTAGCTGACAACGGCCAAAAAGCAATCGAAGCAATTGGAGCCCTCGAGGAAGTTGAAACGTCCGAACAATGGAACTTAGCAGCGTTTGATCTCATCTTGATGGATCTGGAAATGCCTGTGATGGGTGGCCTAGAGGCCACTGAATGGATTCGTAAAAAAGAAAAGCAATTAGATGTGGCTCCCATACCTATTATTGGCTTATCAGCTTATGCAGAAGAAGTCTGTGGTGGAAAAGCTAAGCAAGCTGGTATGGATGCCTACCAGACCAAGCCTTATAGGAGAGAAGAATTGTTTAGGACGATTCAATCCTTGATATCTTCTCCGGAACCTCCTTCAGAGCAGCTTGCTCAGGCAACAATTATCCCACATAAATAA
- a CDS encoding SufE family protein gives MDCIQEQIVQEFQFLEGDREAMLHYLIEIGEKLPPLEDIHKTEQNRIPGCMSAVWLTYKRQDNRLFFEADSNTSITKGLISLLLRVLSGQSIEAILATNLYFVEKIGMHQLIGSQRSSGFANMVKQIRMVAMSHQSIDSV, from the coding sequence ATGGACTGCATTCAAGAACAGATTGTACAAGAATTTCAATTCTTAGAAGGAGATAGGGAAGCCATGCTACATTATTTAATAGAAATAGGAGAGAAGCTACCACCTTTAGAGGACATTCATAAAACCGAACAAAATAGAATACCCGGTTGTATGTCGGCTGTCTGGCTTACCTATAAGCGCCAGGACAATCGACTATTTTTTGAAGCGGATAGTAATACCTCCATTACTAAAGGGCTCATCAGCTTATTGCTACGGGTATTGTCTGGTCAGAGTATAGAGGCTATCTTAGCTACCAATCTTTATTTTGTAGAAAAGATAGGCATGCACCAACTTATAGGCTCCCAACGGTCTAGTGGCTTTGCTAATATGGTTAAGCAAATAAGGATGGTCGCTATGTCCCATCAATCCATAGATTCAGTATAA
- a CDS encoding ankyrin repeat domain-containing protein, with product MCLFKKIQAYLYVYGIGLLCLAVSCTCNNNSDSNGKPSAPDQEKPSQQSELSIGEKWIQKAKDKGHKILAAALAKLEKGEAVDINYDILAEAVTLDDADIFSKLIASGGREDIQNQLDYTLLHQAAKDGSIEIAKILIQNLPIEYLNKQDHWGATPLYWAAIRNEIEVVKLLLDKNVDVSIQECNGDMALHAAIKNNMVELSKILIERMSLEDLNKKGFYGRTPLHFASEKEDPEIAQKLIDRKVNINVQDIYDSTPLHWASASGSTETVKNLIDAGADITIKNEYGWTSLHWASIKGKTAVVQILVSKLDANQLCITDKRGNTPLHSALENESIDIAKILVDKNVDLNQQNNDGNGLLHLSILHGLTEIATVLIDKNVDIIMPNKDVDTPLHLASKKGNTEIAEKLIKKGLDQGQDIKNIKNKSQNNAYYYAKTEEMRELLNPVTH from the coding sequence ATGTGCCTCTTTAAGAAGATCCAAGCTTATTTATATGTATATGGCATAGGACTATTATGTTTAGCAGTATCCTGTACGTGTAATAACAATTCTGATTCAAATGGCAAACCTTCAGCGCCTGACCAAGAGAAACCATCACAACAATCAGAACTTTCGATTGGTGAAAAATGGATACAAAAAGCAAAAGATAAGGGGCATAAGATCTTGGCTGCCGCGCTTGCCAAACTAGAAAAAGGGGAGGCAGTAGACATAAATTATGATATATTAGCTGAAGCTGTCACGCTAGACGATGCAGATATATTTAGTAAGCTTATTGCTAGTGGTGGTAGGGAAGATATACAAAATCAATTAGATTATACACTTTTACACCAGGCAGCTAAAGATGGAAGTATAGAAATAGCTAAAATACTAATTCAGAATCTACCAATAGAATATCTAAATAAGCAAGATCATTGGGGCGCAACCCCGCTGTACTGGGCTGCTATTCGTAATGAAATAGAAGTAGTTAAATTACTACTAGATAAAAATGTTGATGTAAGCATACAAGAGTGTAATGGAGACATGGCATTACATGCTGCAATCAAAAACAATATGGTAGAACTATCTAAAATATTAATAGAAAGAATGTCTTTAGAAGATTTAAATAAAAAAGGTTTCTATGGTAGAACTCCGTTACATTTTGCTAGTGAGAAAGAGGATCCAGAAATAGCTCAAAAATTAATTGATAGAAAGGTTAACATAAACGTACAAGATATATATGATAGTACCCCGTTACACTGGGCAAGCGCATCAGGAAGCACAGAAACAGTTAAAAATTTAATAGATGCAGGAGCTGATATAACTATAAAAAATGAGTATGGATGGACATCGTTACATTGGGCAAGTATAAAGGGCAAGACAGCAGTAGTTCAAATACTAGTAAGTAAATTGGATGCAAATCAATTATGCATAACAGATAAGCGCGGTAATACTCCTTTACATTCTGCACTTGAAAATGAGAGTATAGACATAGCTAAGATATTAGTAGATAAAAATGTTGACCTAAACCAACAAAATAATGATGGCAATGGTCTACTACATCTTTCAATTTTACATGGGCTTACAGAAATAGCTACAGTATTAATTGATAAAAATGTTGACATAATTATGCCAAATAAAGATGTGGATACCCCTTTGCACCTAGCAAGTAAAAAGGGGAATACGGAAATAGCTGAAAAATTAATAAAGAAAGGTTTGGATCAAGGTCAAGATATAAAAAATATAAAAAACAAGAGCCAAAACAATGCATACTACTACGCTAAAACTGAGGAAATGAGAGAATTACTTAATCCAGTGACTCACTAG
- a CDS encoding IS5/IS1182 family transposase, with protein MHLTYARISKHPYNFIRITGLRLETFEQLVLKVRPLFEELESSKLRHGRMSHLPTLEDKLLCVLMYYRTYISHVFLGYLFNLHNPNICRLLRKMEPLLAKKISIKKDRSLTSEKVLRILADVSEQPTQRPTKKQKKSYSGKKKRHTIKTEIVIREDGKILSVSKSHKGRVHDFKIRKGEKLLPKESLKLADSGYQGWQKLQSNVMIPYKKSRKRPLTKEQKEHNRKLSSIRMKVEHKIREIKVFKIRPTAKEVDKESRKG; from the coding sequence ATGCATTTAACCTACGCGAGGATAAGCAAACATCCCTATAACTTTATAAGAATAACTGGCTTGAGACTAGAAACCTTTGAGCAATTAGTTTTAAAAGTAAGGCCTCTCTTTGAAGAGTTAGAATCGAGCAAGCTGCGCCATGGTAGGATGAGTCATTTACCTACCTTGGAAGATAAATTGCTCTGTGTACTCATGTATTATCGCACTTATATTAGCCATGTGTTTTTAGGCTATTTGTTTAACTTACACAACCCTAACATATGCCGCTTGTTAAGAAAAATGGAGCCATTACTAGCTAAGAAGATTAGCATTAAAAAAGATCGCAGCTTAACCTCAGAAAAGGTATTGCGCATATTAGCAGATGTGAGCGAGCAGCCTACGCAAAGGCCTACTAAGAAGCAAAAGAAATCATATTCAGGCAAGAAAAAGCGACATACTATAAAAACAGAGATAGTGATAAGAGAAGATGGAAAGATACTCTCTGTATCCAAATCCCATAAAGGAAGAGTGCATGACTTTAAAATCCGTAAAGGAGAAAAACTCTTACCTAAAGAAAGCTTAAAGCTAGCAGATAGTGGCTATCAAGGCTGGCAAAAACTACAGAGCAATGTCATGATTCCCTATAAAAAGAGCCGTAAGCGGCCATTAACCAAGGAGCAGAAAGAACATAACAGAAAGCTATCCTCCATACGCATGAAGGTAGAGCATAAGATAAGAGAGATCAAGGTGTTTAAGATTAGACCTACTGCGAAAGAGGTTGATAAAGAGAGTAGAAAAGGTTAA
- a CDS encoding DUF59 domain-containing protein yields the protein MTEQTPNIELKEEQVIEAIKQVHDPEIPVNIYELGLIYEINIYPVNNVHILMTLTSPSCPAAELIPGQVESSVRAIEGVNDVQVELTFDPPYSTDRMTEAAKLTLGFL from the coding sequence ATGACCGAGCAAACGCCTAATATTGAGCTAAAAGAAGAACAAGTTATAGAAGCTATTAAACAAGTTCATGATCCTGAAATCCCTGTTAATATCTATGAGTTAGGGCTCATTTATGAAATAAACATTTATCCTGTTAACAATGTACATATTTTAATGACGCTTACTTCACCTAGTTGTCCTGCTGCTGAACTTATACCAGGCCAGGTAGAAAGTAGCGTACGTGCCATAGAAGGGGTTAATGATGTACAAGTAGAACTAACCTTTGACCCACCTTATAGTACCGATAGGATGACAGAGGCAGCAAAGTTAACGCTTGGTTTTTTATAG
- a CDS encoding aminotransferase class V-fold PLP-dependent enzyme: MITSTPQSIIWTPQEIRRQFPSLEQKVHGSKPLVYLDNAATTQKPQTVLDALIQHYNYSNANVHRAMHVLADRATEALEDTRKTVQEFINAPGAEEIIFTSGTTASINLVASSYGQVYIQPGDEIIISHMEHHANIVPWQMLCQTRKAHLKVIPIDDRGELIMSSFEQLLTAKTRLVAVAYASNNLGTINPIQEIIAKAHHAGALVLIDAAQAAAHLLIDVQSLDCDFLAFSAHKAYGPTGVGILYGKRALLEQMPPYQGGGEMIKEVTLSSSTYNDIPYKFEAGTPNIADIIGFRAALDFIRNLGWSIINKHEKELTSYTQHLLGKIDRIRLIGTATDKVGIVSFTVDKMHHLDVGMLLDAQGIAVRTGHGCAQPLMQRLGVEGIVRVSLAVYNTFEEINYLAHVVAKIVK, encoded by the coding sequence ATGATAACTTCCACACCTCAATCTATTATATGGACTCCACAAGAAATTAGGCGACAATTTCCTAGCCTTGAGCAAAAGGTGCATGGGAGTAAGCCATTGGTTTATCTAGATAATGCTGCCACTACTCAGAAGCCGCAGACTGTATTAGATGCGCTTATCCAGCATTATAATTATAGTAATGCCAATGTACATCGGGCCATGCATGTTTTAGCAGATAGAGCTACAGAAGCTTTAGAAGACACTAGAAAAACTGTACAAGAATTTATCAATGCGCCAGGAGCTGAAGAAATTATATTTACTTCAGGTACTACGGCTAGTATTAATTTAGTAGCTAGTAGTTATGGGCAAGTTTATATACAGCCAGGAGACGAGATTATTATTTCTCATATGGAGCATCATGCTAATATAGTCCCTTGGCAGATGCTATGCCAAACAAGGAAAGCTCATCTTAAAGTAATTCCTATTGATGATAGAGGGGAGCTGATAATGTCTTCTTTTGAACAGTTGTTAACTGCAAAAACCAGACTTGTAGCTGTTGCCTATGCTTCTAATAACTTAGGCACTATTAATCCCATCCAAGAAATTATAGCTAAAGCACACCATGCAGGAGCTTTAGTATTAATAGATGCTGCCCAAGCAGCAGCCCACTTACTTATAGATGTACAGAGTTTAGATTGTGATTTTCTGGCTTTTTCAGCACACAAAGCTTACGGACCTACAGGGGTAGGTATTTTATATGGAAAAAGAGCATTACTAGAACAAATGCCCCCTTATCAAGGAGGGGGGGAAATGATTAAGGAAGTAACCTTATCTAGTAGTACTTATAACGACATACCTTACAAATTTGAGGCTGGCACCCCTAACATTGCGGATATTATAGGCTTTCGAGCAGCTTTGGACTTTATCCGAAACTTAGGATGGTCGATTATTAACAAACATGAAAAAGAATTAACTAGCTATACACAGCATCTTTTAGGCAAAATTGATAGAATTAGACTTATTGGCACAGCAACAGATAAGGTAGGAATTGTATCTTTTACAGTAGATAAAATGCATCATTTAGATGTAGGAATGTTGTTAGATGCACAAGGTATTGCTGTAAGGACGGGCCATGGTTGTGCCCAGCCACTTATGCAGCGGCTGGGAGTAGAAGGTATTGTACGTGTATCTTTGGCTGTATATAATACTTTTGAAGAAATAAATTATTTAGCACATGTAGTAGCTAAAATAGTGAAATAA